A single window of Cataglyphis hispanica isolate Lineage 1 chromosome 2, ULB_Chis1_1.0, whole genome shotgun sequence DNA harbors:
- the LOC126858605 gene encoding solute carrier family 25 member 16-like, whose product MDQSEKKTKNFEIIVKNLIAGGVAGMCSKTAVAPLDRIKILLQAQHEYYKHLGVFSGLKEIIQRENFLALYKGNLVQMIRAVPYAAIQFTAFEQYKKRLGKLFKQGSHIDGFLAGAAGGVTAAAITYPLDTIRARLAFQVTSNTLYSGIKHAAVKMFKEEGGLRALYRGFWPNMLGMIPYAGFSFYTFEKLKYLCLKYAPQYLCSEHKTTDSLILNIPAKLLCGGAAGAVAHTFSYPLDVTKRRMQLAMMNPTTHKYASGMLSTIKMIYVEDGIVKGLYRGMSINFLRAIPFMAVGFAVYEVTKQMLSLDTGVKL is encoded by the exons GTGTAGCTGGTATGTGCTCAAAAACAGCTGTAGCACCTTTagacagaataaaaattttattgcaagcaCAGCacgaatattataaacatttag GTGTTTTCTCAGGATTAAAGGAAATTATTCAACGTGAAAATTTCCTTGCTTTATATAAAGGTAATCTCGTTCAAATGATTAGGGCTGTGCCTTATGCAGCAATACAATTTACAGCAtttgaacaatataaaaag CGTTtaggaaaattattcaaacaagGTTCACATATAGATGGGTTCTTAGCTGGAGCTGCCGGAGGTGTCACAGCAGCTGCAATTACATATCCACTTGATACTATCAGAGCAAGATTAGCCTTTCAAGTTACCAGCAATACACTTTATTCTGGAATTAAACATGCTGctgttaaaatgtttaaagag GAAGGTGGCTTACGAGCATTATATAGAGGATTCTGGCCAAATATGTTGGGCATGATACCCTACGCAGGATTTTCCTTCTATAcgtttgagaaattaaaatatctatgctTGAAATATGCGCCACAGTATCTTTGTTCTGAACATAAAACAACTG ATagtcttatattaaatataccagCAAAACTTTTATGTGGAGGCGCAGCCGGTGCTGTAGCGCATACTTTCTCTTATCCATTGGATGTTACAAAGAGACGTATGCAATTGGCAATGATGAATCCAACTACACATAAATATGC GTCTGGAATGTTGTCtacaattaaaatgatatatgttgAGGATGGCATTGTAAAAGGCTTATATCGTGGAATgagtatcaattttttacggGCAATTCCTTTCATGGCAGTTGGTTTTGCTGTGTATGAAGTAACAAAGCAGATGTTAAGCTTAGATACAggagtaaaattataa
- the LOC126858612 gene encoding serine/threonine-protein phosphatase 2A catalytic subunit alpha isoform, whose translation MEEKASLKELDQWIEQLNDCKQLTESQVKTLCDKAKEILAKESNVQEVKCPVTVCGDVHGQFHDLMELFRIGGKSPDTNYLFMGDYVDRGYYSVETVTLLVALKVRYRERITILRGNHESRQITQVYGFYDECLRKYGNANVWKFFTDLFDYLPLTALVDGQIFCLHGGLSPSIDTLDHIRALDRLQEVPHEGPMCDLLWSDPDDRGGWGISPRGAGYTFGQDISETFNHSNGLTLVSRAHQLVMEGYNWCHDRNVVTIFSAPNYCYRCGNQAAIMELDDALKYSFLQFDPAPRRGEPHVTRRTPDYFL comes from the exons ATGGAGGAGAAGGCGTCGCTCAAGGAACTCGACCAGTGGATAGAACAATTAAACGATTGCAAACAACTGACAGAGAGCCAAGTGAAAACTCTCTGCGATAAG gcaaaagaaattttagctAAGGAATCAAATGTACAAGAAGTAAAATGTCCCGTTACAGTATGTGGAGACGTACACGGACAGTTCCACGATTTGATGGAACTGTTCAGAATAGGTGGCAAATCACCTGATACAAATTATCTCTTCATGGGTGACTATGTTGATCGTGGCTATTATTCGGTCGAAACTGTCACTTTACTTGTAGCTCTTaag GTGCGATATCGAGAAAGAATAACCATTTTGCGGGGCAACCACGAGTCGAGACAAATCACACAAGTGTATGGATTTTACGATGAATGTCTACGTAAATATGGGAATGCCAATGTATGGAAGTTCTTTACAGACCTATTCGATTATTTACCGCTAACAGCGTTGGTCGATggtcaaatattttgtttgcatGGTGGTTTATCGCCATCGATTGATACTTTAGATCATATACGTGCTCTAGATCGTCTTCAGGAAGTGCCACACGAA GGTCCTATGTGCGATCTGTTATGGTCAGATCCAGATGATAGAGGAGGGTGGGGTATTTCACCACGTGGGGCAGGATATACTTTTGGTCAAGATATTTCTGAAACATTCAACCACTCCAATGGATTAACACTCGTGTCACGAGCTCATCAATTGGTCATGGAGGGTTATAATTG GTGTCATGACCGCAATGTTGTGACTATATTTTCTGCACCTAATTACTGTTATCGTTGCGGAAATCAAGCTGCTATCATGGAATTGGATgatgctttaaaatattcatt CCTACAGTTTGACCCAGCACCGAGACGTGGAGAACCACATGTTACCAGGCGAACGCCAGATTACTTCCTCTAA
- the LOC126858586 gene encoding protein phosphatase 1 regulatory subunit 7-like isoform X2, whose product MANHEDNLEEDLEENLEEDKSEGSAKMVVQNEREESEEPDKILIIDPNSEELDFNHSRLTKLENLEPLTQIRRLCFTWNLIKKIENLDTLTTLVELDLRDNQIRSIENLTALVNLEFLDLSFNRIKKIEGLNNLLNLQKLFLTSNKILHIENVSHLTNLTLLELGDNKIREIENLEGLQKLTNLFLGKNKITKIQNLESLENLSLLSLQSNRITKIENIEKLKKLDQLYLSENGITCIEGIENCPELTILDLANNKIKKIQNINHLNNLEEFWMNNNEIEDWNTLDILKANKKLQTVYLEHNPIAKDPNYRRKIMLILPWLEQLDATLCKRKIDQQWRE is encoded by the exons ATGGCTAATCATG aaGATAATTTAGAAGAAgatttagaagaaaatttagaaGAAGACAAAAGTGAAGGTTCCGCCAAAATGGTAGTTCaaaacgagagagaggaaTCTGAGGAGCctgacaaaatattaattatagatcCTAATAGTGAA gaaCTAGATTTCAACCATTCAAGATTAACCAAACTGGAAAATCTAGAGCCACTGACACAAATACGCAGATTATGCTTTACATGGAatcttataaagaaaatagaaaatcttgATACGCTTACTACTTTGGTGGAATTAGATTTGAGAGATAATCAAATTAGGAGCATAGAAAATTTAACTGCACTTGTGAATCTGGA ATTTTTGGACTTATCATTTAATCGCATTAAGAAGATAGAAggattaaacaatttattaaatttacaaaagttgTTTTTAACATCTAATAAGATTTTACATATTGAGAATGTTTCACACTTGACAAATCTCACATTACTGGAATTAGGTGACAACAAAATACGTGAAATTGAAAATCTAGAGGGTCTCCAAAAATTGACCAATTTATTTCTcggtaaaaacaaaattaccaaaattcaaaatttggaAAGTTTGGAAAACCTCTCATTATTAAGTCTACAAAGTAATCGGATTACAAAGATTGagaatattgagaaattaaaaaaattggatcaattatatttatctgaaaatgGTATAACATGTATAGAAGGCATAGAAAATTGTCcagaattaacaatattagatctggctaataataaaatcaaaaaaattcaaaatataaatcatcttAATAATCTTGAAGAATTCTGG ATGAACAATAATGAAATTGAAGACTGGAATACGTTGGATATTTTAAAagccaataaaaaattacagactGTATATTTGGAGCATAACCCTATTGCAAAGGATCCaaattatagaagaaaaattatgttaattttgcCATGGCTTGAACAGTTGGATGCAACTCtttgtaagagaaaaatagaccAACAGTGGAGAGAATAA
- the LOC126858586 gene encoding protein phosphatase 1 regulatory subunit 7-like isoform X1, with protein MANHEEDNLEEDLEENLEEDKSEGSAKMVVQNEREESEEPDKILIIDPNSEELDFNHSRLTKLENLEPLTQIRRLCFTWNLIKKIENLDTLTTLVELDLRDNQIRSIENLTALVNLEFLDLSFNRIKKIEGLNNLLNLQKLFLTSNKILHIENVSHLTNLTLLELGDNKIREIENLEGLQKLTNLFLGKNKITKIQNLESLENLSLLSLQSNRITKIENIEKLKKLDQLYLSENGITCIEGIENCPELTILDLANNKIKKIQNINHLNNLEEFWMNNNEIEDWNTLDILKANKKLQTVYLEHNPIAKDPNYRRKIMLILPWLEQLDATLCKRKIDQQWRE; from the exons ATGGCTAATCATG aagaaGATAATTTAGAAGAAgatttagaagaaaatttagaaGAAGACAAAAGTGAAGGTTCCGCCAAAATGGTAGTTCaaaacgagagagaggaaTCTGAGGAGCctgacaaaatattaattatagatcCTAATAGTGAA gaaCTAGATTTCAACCATTCAAGATTAACCAAACTGGAAAATCTAGAGCCACTGACACAAATACGCAGATTATGCTTTACATGGAatcttataaagaaaatagaaaatcttgATACGCTTACTACTTTGGTGGAATTAGATTTGAGAGATAATCAAATTAGGAGCATAGAAAATTTAACTGCACTTGTGAATCTGGA ATTTTTGGACTTATCATTTAATCGCATTAAGAAGATAGAAggattaaacaatttattaaatttacaaaagttgTTTTTAACATCTAATAAGATTTTACATATTGAGAATGTTTCACACTTGACAAATCTCACATTACTGGAATTAGGTGACAACAAAATACGTGAAATTGAAAATCTAGAGGGTCTCCAAAAATTGACCAATTTATTTCTcggtaaaaacaaaattaccaaaattcaaaatttggaAAGTTTGGAAAACCTCTCATTATTAAGTCTACAAAGTAATCGGATTACAAAGATTGagaatattgagaaattaaaaaaattggatcaattatatttatctgaaaatgGTATAACATGTATAGAAGGCATAGAAAATTGTCcagaattaacaatattagatctggctaataataaaatcaaaaaaattcaaaatataaatcatcttAATAATCTTGAAGAATTCTGG ATGAACAATAATGAAATTGAAGACTGGAATACGTTGGATATTTTAAAagccaataaaaaattacagactGTATATTTGGAGCATAACCCTATTGCAAAGGATCCaaattatagaagaaaaattatgttaattttgcCATGGCTTGAACAGTTGGATGCAACTCtttgtaagagaaaaatagaccAACAGTGGAGAGAATAA
- the LOC126858573 gene encoding alpha-methylacyl-CoA racemase isoform X1: MSRSNMILKKIKVLELAGLAPGPFCGMVLSDFGASVIRVDRIGTQMLDCLGHGKRSIALDLKSETGINIFKKLSDQSDVVIDTYRRGVMEKLKIGPNDLMATNKKLIYARLTGYGQDGFCADMAGHDINYLGLSGLLSLFGRYNEEPTPPVNLAADFGGGGLICALGIVLALYERTKSNIGQVIDASMVEGTAYLGSWLFRSQKMPGIWGNPRGKNILDTGAHFYNTYETKDKLYMCVGALEPQFYEIFMEKLGFSSDEIPQFESFEDNRRKIAEIFKRKTQAEWCAIFDGTDACVTPLLSLKDAASYSHNKQRQAFTIVGDDIIPNPAPRLSRTPGISRGTCRNPQPGENTIEILTELKFQSKEIDSLLSNGFVYQAHHASKI, encoded by the exons atgtcCAGAAGTAATATGAttctgaagaaaataaaagtcttGGAATTAGCTGGGCTTGCTCCAGGACCCTTTTGTGGAATGGTTTTATCAGATTTTGGGGCATCCGTTATCAGAGTAGACagg ATTGGAACTCAAATGTTAGATTGTTTGGGCCATGGAAAAAGATCAATAGCATTAGATTTAAAATCTGAAACAgggatcaatatttttaaaaaattaagtgacCAAAGTGATGTTGTTATTGATACATATAGAAgag GTGTcatggaaaaattaaagattggaCCAAATGACCTTATggcaacaaataaaaaattgatatatgctAGATTAACTGGATATGGTCAAGATGGCTTTTGTGCGGATATGGCTGgtcatgatattaattatctaggTTTATctg gATTGCTATCTTTATTTGGCCGATATAATGAGGAACCTACACCACCTGTTAATCTAGCTGCTGATTTTGGTGGTGGTGGTTTAATATGCGCCCTTGGTATAGTTTTAGCACTATACGAACGAACTAAAAGCAACATTGGGCAGGTAATAGATGCATCAATGGTAGAGGGAACTGCATATTTAGGCTCCTGGTTATTCAGAAGCCAAAAGATGCCTGGCATATGGGGAAATCCACGTGGCAAAAATAT ATTAGATACAGGTGCacatttttacaatacatatGAGACGAAAGATAAGCTTTATATGTGTGTTGGAGCGCTCGAACCACAgttttacgaaattttcatggaGAAGCTTGGTTTTTCAAGTGACGAGATACCGCAATTCGAAAGTTTCGAAGATAATCGTCGTAAAATCgcagaaattttcaaaagaaagacTCAGGCAGAATGGTGCGCTATATTTGATGGCACTGATGCATGCGTTACACCATTGCTAAGTTTAAAAGATGCTGCATCATACAGTCACAATAAGCAGAGACAAGCATTCACGATTGTGGGAGATGACATAATCCCAAATCCTGCCCCTCGCTTATCTCGTACACCTGGCATTTCTAGAGGAACTTGTAGAAACCCACAACCTGGTGAAAACACTATAGAAATCTTAaccgaattaaaatttcagtcTAAGGAAATTGACAGTTTATTATCAAATGGGTTTGTTTATCAAGCACATCAtgcatctaaaatttaa
- the LOC126858573 gene encoding alpha-methylacyl-CoA racemase isoform X2 — protein sequence MILKKIKVLELAGLAPGPFCGMVLSDFGASVIRVDRIGTQMLDCLGHGKRSIALDLKSETGINIFKKLSDQSDVVIDTYRRGVMEKLKIGPNDLMATNKKLIYARLTGYGQDGFCADMAGHDINYLGLSGLLSLFGRYNEEPTPPVNLAADFGGGGLICALGIVLALYERTKSNIGQVIDASMVEGTAYLGSWLFRSQKMPGIWGNPRGKNILDTGAHFYNTYETKDKLYMCVGALEPQFYEIFMEKLGFSSDEIPQFESFEDNRRKIAEIFKRKTQAEWCAIFDGTDACVTPLLSLKDAASYSHNKQRQAFTIVGDDIIPNPAPRLSRTPGISRGTCRNPQPGENTIEILTELKFQSKEIDSLLSNGFVYQAHHASKI from the exons ATGAttctgaagaaaataaaagtcttGGAATTAGCTGGGCTTGCTCCAGGACCCTTTTGTGGAATGGTTTTATCAGATTTTGGGGCATCCGTTATCAGAGTAGACagg ATTGGAACTCAAATGTTAGATTGTTTGGGCCATGGAAAAAGATCAATAGCATTAGATTTAAAATCTGAAACAgggatcaatatttttaaaaaattaagtgacCAAAGTGATGTTGTTATTGATACATATAGAAgag GTGTcatggaaaaattaaagattggaCCAAATGACCTTATggcaacaaataaaaaattgatatatgctAGATTAACTGGATATGGTCAAGATGGCTTTTGTGCGGATATGGCTGgtcatgatattaattatctaggTTTATctg gATTGCTATCTTTATTTGGCCGATATAATGAGGAACCTACACCACCTGTTAATCTAGCTGCTGATTTTGGTGGTGGTGGTTTAATATGCGCCCTTGGTATAGTTTTAGCACTATACGAACGAACTAAAAGCAACATTGGGCAGGTAATAGATGCATCAATGGTAGAGGGAACTGCATATTTAGGCTCCTGGTTATTCAGAAGCCAAAAGATGCCTGGCATATGGGGAAATCCACGTGGCAAAAATAT ATTAGATACAGGTGCacatttttacaatacatatGAGACGAAAGATAAGCTTTATATGTGTGTTGGAGCGCTCGAACCACAgttttacgaaattttcatggaGAAGCTTGGTTTTTCAAGTGACGAGATACCGCAATTCGAAAGTTTCGAAGATAATCGTCGTAAAATCgcagaaattttcaaaagaaagacTCAGGCAGAATGGTGCGCTATATTTGATGGCACTGATGCATGCGTTACACCATTGCTAAGTTTAAAAGATGCTGCATCATACAGTCACAATAAGCAGAGACAAGCATTCACGATTGTGGGAGATGACATAATCCCAAATCCTGCCCCTCGCTTATCTCGTACACCTGGCATTTCTAGAGGAACTTGTAGAAACCCACAACCTGGTGAAAACACTATAGAAATCTTAaccgaattaaaatttcagtcTAAGGAAATTGACAGTTTATTATCAAATGGGTTTGTTTATCAAGCACATCAtgcatctaaaatttaa
- the LOC126858544 gene encoding mediator of RNA polymerase II transcription subunit 15-like produces the protein MAADDSWKTQSFRQSVIAKIDEAIQVSGMPTSKNSIEMENHVFQKAKSKEEYLGFVARLILHVREMNTKKAQTGNAPGNTGTNNQGMPDPIGALQTLARQGTGNNQMMGMGGPGPNHQGIIPQPPANTATNLLQSLNQRPGQPMNMPGMQNKMPGMGMMPSQTGGPMNHMGPIQTMQNNPMLTQMNQMGQGNIPQQMNQIVPGQMGQLSAGQIQQNMQSQMQNQLPGQINNQIAGPIGNIQTSMPQQMNQIGPGQLGPGQMQQQLNHIQRKPNEMMNSGFPGPRNVTPNQFLRQSPSPSAPSPAGLGAPSSNQMVASPALVPSPSSQHAIMTGPSRSVNSIGMAPSPSSSLNTPGGVGATPSPQQEDQAYRDKVRQLSKYIEPLRRMIAKMSSEGNVDKLSKMKKLLEILSNPSKRMPLDTLLKCEVVLEKLDFKRGDGSVGPPVTTLKEHQIFSPLLEAVSTHLQSPVINHTLQRTFGPCLDALFGPEIKNLPPPLKKQKVEESPSEIPDVLQGEIARLDQRFKVSLDPAQQNGSKCIQLICWLDDRHLPCVPPISVTVPADYPSTPPRCVMAPHEYEATAFLCAVQKALNARVAKLPRRFSLSQLLDTWEMSVRQASAPRETSITASTILMGF, from the exons ATGGCCGCGGATGATTCATGGAAAACTCAAAGCTTTCGACAGAGCGTAATCGCAAAAAT agATGAAGCTATACAAGTATCTGGGATGCCTACTTCAAAAAATAGTATCGAAATGGAAAATCATGTCTTCCAAAAGGCAAAATCTAAg GAGGAATACTTGGGCTTTGTTGCCAGACTAATTCTTCATGTCAGAGAAATGA ATACTAAAAAAGCCCAAACTGGTAACGCACCAGGTAATACTGGCACTAACAATCAAGGCATGCCAGATCCAATCGGTGCTTTACAGACATTGGCGCGTCAAGGAACGGGAAATAATCAAATGATGGGTATGGGAGGACCAGGTCCTAATCATCAGGGCATAATTCCGCAACCACCTGCAAACACTGCAACtaatc TTTTGCAAAGTTTAAATCAACGACCTGGTCAACCAATGAATATGCCTGGCATGCAGAACAAAATGCCAGGTATGGGTATGATGCCATCGCAAACTGGTGGTCCAATGAATCACATGGGTCCAATTCAAACTATGCAAAACAATCCTATGTTGACTCAAATGAATCAAATGGGACAAGGAAATATTCCTCAACAAATGAATCAAATAGTACCTGGACAGATGGGTCAACTGTCCGCTGGACAAATACAACAAAATATGCAG TCTCAAATGCAGAATCAGTTACCAGGTCAAATAAATAACCAAATCGCGGGTCCAATAGGCAATATACAAACGAGCATGCCGCAACAAATGAATCAAATCGGTCCTGGGCAATTGGGTCCTGGACAAATGCAGCAGCAATTGAATCATATTCAAAGAAAA cCAAATGAAATGATGAATAGTGGATTCCCTGGTCCACGTAACGTTACGCCTAATCAATTCCTAAGACAAAGCCCGTCTCCTTCGGCTCCAAGTCCAGCTGGTTTAGGAGCACCATCAAG caATCAGATGGTAGCCTCGCCTGCTCTAGTACCATCACCAAGCTCTCAACATGCCATCATGACAGGGCCATCACGTTCTGTAAATTCAATAG gTATGGCACCATCTCCAAGCAGTTCCTTAAATACTCCTGGAGGTGTAGGTGCTACACCTAGTCCTCAGCAAGAGGATCAAGCTTACAGGGATAAAGTCAGACAATTGAGCAAATACATAGAGCCATTACGAAGAATGATTGCCAAGATGAGCAGCGAAGGAA ATGTCGATAAACTTAGCAAGATGAAGAAGCTTTTGGAAATTCTATCAAATCCGAGTAAACGTATGCCACTAGATACATTGCTGAAATGCGAAGTTGTCTTAGAAAAACTGGATTTTAAGAGAGGAGATGGTAGCGTAGGACCACCGGTAACAACATTGAAAGAACACCAAATCTTCAGTCCGCTATTAGAAGCTGTAAGCACACATCTTCAGAGCCCAGTAATCAATCACACATTGCAACGTACCTTTGGACCATGCCTAGATGCCTTATTTGGACCTGAAATAAA aaatttgccACCACCATTGAAGAAGCAAAAAGTAGAAGAATCACCTAGTGAAATACCAGATGTGTTACAAGGAGAGATAGCTAGGTTGGACCAGCGGTTTAAG gTTAGTTTAGATCCAGCGCAGCAAAATGGATCTAAATGcatacaattaatatgttgGCTCGACGATCGTCATCTTCCATGTGTACCACCGATCTCGGTCACAGTCCCAGCTGATTACCCTTCAACACCACCTCGCTGTGTCATGGCTCCGCATGAATATGAAGCAACGGCATTCCTATGCGCTGTACAGAAGGCCCTGAATGCCCGTGTTGCAAAACTACCACGTCGTTTTTCGCTGTCTCAGCTATTGGACACATGGGAGATGAGCGTGCGGCAAGCTAGCGCACCGAGGGAAACGTCTATTACTGCCAGTACAATACTGATGGGTTTTTAG
- the LOC126858623 gene encoding uncharacterized protein LOC126858623, with protein sequence MERLNNIYYAQYANKQYANEPVYDSDNKRIDNCDESKYMQLRNKKETLYEDWLIQRYDLEKIYQKRVKDILIQSGKNFVKYICKYKGNSEILGTDIFKFKITIVYCSFRCKWYISPGYSFVPEVIDLNDKLKSGTYHPISEKILDIIYEIQRSIDAYMNRFAIVHQFMYNARRIYKDMQFFINSNAISEIELIFTENAWPSGLRKLNIRDTIVVKLTLNEDIQVCNITYEYIRTSITSKDIKEDNDKLKLKLKNFYNFPLEMAFKRFMEEENFHIEQENLKARM encoded by the coding sequence ATGGagcgattaaataatatatattacgcacAATATGCGAATAAACAATACGCGAATGAGCCTGTTTACGATTCAGATAATAAACGAATAGACAATTGTGATGAATCTAAATACATGcaattaagaaataagaagGAAACATTATATGAAGATTGGTTAATACAGCGATATgacttggaaaaaatatatcagaaaagAGTGAAAGATATACTAATACAATCGGGcaagaattttgtaaaatatatatgcaagtaTAAAGGGAACAGCGAAATACTTGgcacagatatttttaaattcaagataACAATTGTATATTGTAGTTTCCGCTGTAAATGGTACATCAGTCCAGGTTATTCTTTTGTACCAGAAGTGATCGATCTTAATGATAAACTTAAATCCGGCACATATCATCCtatctctgaaaaaatattggatataatttatgaaatacaaCGATCAATAGATGCTTACATGAATCGCTTTGCCATTGTACAccaatttatgtataatgcgagaagaatttataaggatatgcaatttttcattaattctaATGCCATTtcagaaatagaattaatatttacagaaaaCGCATGGCCAAGCGGTCTGCGAAAATTAAACATCAGAGATACGATTGTCGTAAAACTAACGTTAAATGAGGATATTCAAGTTTGCAATATCACCTACGAGTATATACGCACGAGTATAACatcgaaagatataaaagaagataatgataaattaaaattaaagttgaaaaatttttacaattttccctTAGAGATggcatttaaaagatttatggaggaagaaaattttcatatagaacaagaaaatttaaaggCCAGAATGTAA